Genomic segment of Callithrix jacchus isolate 240 chromosome 9, calJac240_pri, whole genome shotgun sequence:
AGCagaattttatataacattttagagTTTATAAAATGATTCTACAAGCAAGCATTATTATACCTGAGTGATTCATTAGAtaaatcaacatttattgaactaTTTAGGGTGAGATGAGGGCTTAGTACTCTTTCCCTGTCTTCAGGTTTTTAACAGTTTAGAACTGGATAAGGAAATATGAATAAGAGTTACAATTCATTGGAAAAAGGCTTATAATAGTATTGGCATAACAGAGGAATAATGAAATATGTCTGGGATGTGAGGAATTTCTTGAGTTGGGTCTTACAGAAGGAATAGGAATTTGCCAGGTATGTATTTTGGATAAGATGTGTGTGGGGAATTTCTGGCAGGATATCTTATGAAAAGGCATAGAGATATAAAAGCCTGTCTGAGCCTGGGGAGATCTGTGGGAAATAAACTTAGaagtggggctgggcacagtggctcatgcctgtaatcccagcactttgagaggttgaggcaggtggatcatctgagttcaggaatctgggaggcagaggttgcagtgagccgagccatgccattgtactccagcctgggtaacaagagcaaaactctgtctcaaaaaaaaaaaaaaaaaaaaagaagtgggtgCAGAGGCTGGGGTACAGAAGAACACCCACCGATTCCCATGGTTGAATACTCCTTAGCACAAGAGCAGAGTCTCTGTGAGGGATAAGTACTCTTTGAAGATCACAGGGGTGGTGAGAGAAGACTGGGTTCCCATCATTTCCTGTACAGCTCACGTTATTGATGAAATATTGGGGTTCTCTCCTCACTGAGAGCCAGATCTTCTGGCATTTCTTGGCTAGAGAACACATAGGTGGTAATGGTGTGTGAGAGGTGAGGGAATAGAGGGGAACTGGAACAGCCTGTCTTTTTGCCTTGGGCTTCTGCTTCTATCTAGCTATGGGGACCCCAGAGAATAAAGCAGGAGAAACCTCTGTCCCTGGCCCAGGCGGAGCAGGGAGGTGGGAAGCTGGTGGCACCTCAGCACAGAGGGATGGGAGTGCTTTGCTTTCACCATGTCCTGCTTCTGGCTCCCTAGTTAGCTTCAGCTCTGTGGATCCTGCCTCTCAAGCTGGCGGGTCTTCTGGAATCCCTGACCCACTCTCTCCTATTAGCATCCAGAACAGGACACCCCATTGTGTTTCTGGGAATCATGTATAGGCTCTCCTGGAAGATAGCTTTTCCTGTTGTTTAACCTGGTCTTTTTTGATACTGTCTGACATCTTCCCTTTTCTGCTGGTATCTTGGGAAGGACAGAGGCTTATGACTGGAAGCCTCAGACCACCTCCTCCTAAGGCCAAGGGCAGAACAGATGTTCCACTGAGTAGAGGAAGGCTCAGATGCAGGTAGAAGAAAATGTAATGGATGGGCCAGGTAAACTCCTCCACAGGCTTTGGGTGGGTCACTTAGTTGGATGTCAAGTTCACAGACACCTGCTTTCATGACTGACACGGACTTCCGACTACCAGTACAGCCATGGCAATCACTGTGCTCAGGGATCCAGAACAATCTAGAAGATGCCAAATAAATGTTCTTTCCCAAAGGCAGCAATCCCTTTCATTCTACTTTGATCTAATAATCCATGCTCTGATAGTGAGTGTGGACTGTGGACTAAGAGGCAATACATAgatttatctcttttttatttcagtactttcttccaggaagccttctcctTTGAGGTGCTGCATGGTTTCTGTGACTGTTGGATTTAAACCCAGCCCCTGAAGGCTGGCAGGATGagcagtgagtgagtgagtgagcagATGTCCTCTGAGTCTCTTCAAGGTGAGGGGCTCTGCCTCTTCACCAGGTGTCTCAGGGCCCTCATCACATCCTTGTTCCGAAGGGTGTAGATGATGGGGTTGAGCATGGGTGTGATGACCGTGTAGAAGAGACTGAGGATGCGGTCTGTGGTGACAGAGGAGCCTGCCTGGGGCCGGATGTAGGTGATGCTGGCTGTTCCAAAGAAGAGACAAACCACGAGCAGATGGGAGGAGCAGGTAGAGAAGACCTTGCAGCGGCTCTGGGTGGAGGCCATTGCTAGAATGGCACCCAGGATACGGATGTAAGAGGTGACAATCAGAGAGAAGGGGACCATGATAAAGACTACAGTGGCTGTCATCACGGAGATCTCGCTCCTGTGCTTCCCAGCACTTGCCAGCCTCAGTACTGGCAGGATGTCACAGAGAAAGTGTGGGATGATTGGGTGGCTGGGGAAGGGCAGAGAAAAGATGAGGGAGGCATGGGTGGTGGCTGTGATGATGCCTGTGAGCCAGGAGGTGCCCACCATGGCCATGCAGACCTGTGGGCTCAAGAGGGTAGAGTAGTGCAGGGGCTGGCAGATGGCAACATATCGGTCATAGGCCATGGCCGTGAGCAGGCAACACTCCGAGATGCCCAGGACAATGAAGATGTACATCTGGGCTGCACAGCCCTGGAAGGAGATGGCTTGGGGATGCGGGGAGGCCAGATTGGCCAGGGTCCTTGGCACAATGTCGGTGGTGTAGAAGAGCTCCACCACTGAGAGTTGGCGCAGGAAGAAGTACATGGGGGAGTGCAGGGCAGGGCTGACCTGCGTGAGGAGGATGATCAGGGAGTTACTCAGCAAGGTGACTAGGTAGACCAGAAGCACCACCCAGAATAGGGGGCCCTGCAGGGCCTTCAGGTCAGAGAATCCCAGAAGGAGGAATTCAGGCAGCATAGTATGGTTTACTCCAGCCATCACTCCAGGCCAGAATCTGAGATACAGCTAAGAAGAGAAGTTATTTAGAAATAACAATCAACATTTCTGTAATTCGGTAAAGCGCTTTCCACACAGTTCCTCTCAAAATCAAGTGAGAGAATGAATACCTTCTCTATGAATGAGCCATGAGTCTCAGAGAGATTAGATAATGTGCCTGAAGTAGAATCTAGAAAGTGGCAGGCCTGGGACTTCAGTCCTAGTCTCTCGACTCCTAATATGATGCCTTTTTCACTGTTTGCTGTGCTCTGGTTCTGTGTCTGGGGCCTGACTCCCATATGTAGAGACTCGAGCTTTGGTCTTTGGGGCTCTCTCCAGAGTGAGGGGTGGAGCAACTGCTGTGAGTTAGGCCCCTTTGTACTCTCTAGATGGATGCTGAGGCCCAAAAGAAACTGGGTAGCACCAGGGACTGTCCTGAGCTGGTGTCTAATGTTCACCATGGTGAGCTGTGGATTTAGAGTGTCACATAGTGATGTGACTGTGATAACACTGCCAAGTGGTATCATTGGGATTCTGGCACCTGCCCTAATTCCTCTGTTCTTCTCTTATCTGGGCCCCTGTGACCAGCCACACCAGCTGCTCTGTCCCAGCACACCCTGTTCTCTCAGGCCTCCATGCATTGCCATGGTGTCTCCTTGCAGAGAATATTTCTATTCGTTGTGTTAAAATCCCATCATACTTCGAGCCTTCACTCAAGTCCCGCTATCCCGCTGGCAGCTTTCTGTGATCCTCAGGCTCAGAAATAAGTATCCACGGCATTTCAAGATTAAAAGTGACATTTAGGAACATTTATTCCCATGTGACAATACTTGGATCTTATCTTCAACATTTTAGAAGGGTGCTGTGCAGTGTCTGCACATCTGCAGTGATGGGGAACTTACCACCTATTGAGGTAGCCCTTTCTAGCTATGTCCTCTTCTGCCTGTAGGAAAAGCCTATACAGTATTGGTCTTGGCTAAATGCTTAGTATGTTATACAGTGTTTAACTCCTCTTGCACCGAGAGCCCTTGAGTGTTTGAGGAAGGCATTTATCTCTGTTTTCATGAGATGTTGCTTGTGCTTTGGTCCCAGCAGTTATGACTCCACTGTGAGATCCTGCAGGACATGGTGAGGAGGCGGGGAGGCAGTTGCCTGTTTTAGCAGCTGTTAATGTTTCCCATGTGCTTGGTTcctgccaggcaccatgctaagggctaaatattcattaaatcaTTGGATCTTCCTAATTACACTGTGACATAGAAAccttcattttctccattttacagataaggaaagggGAACCCAGACAGTGTAAGTAACTTTCTCAATGTTACACATTTTGTAAGTGAGAGTTGGGCTCAAATCCAGGCCCGCCTAACTCCAGAGCCTGTGATCTTAACCACCAGGTTATCAAAAACTGCCTTAGAGGTTAATCACCAGAAAAACAAACTCAGTACTTGGACCATGCCAAGTgctcattaaacatttattagatGAGTGAATGAATCTCAGTGATAAAGACAGGGGAACTGATAAATAGAACAATTAAGTGATTTGCTTAAATTTAGGCAGCTAGTTACACAAAGACAGGAATCTGGAGTGGACTTTCAGAAGTCCTGGTCCCAAGATTCACAGAGCTTTGATCACCTCCATTGACCCACTCAAGAGGTTAGTCTAGCCATCTTCACATTTAGGAAAGAGAGCCTCAGAGTTCTCCCCACTGCACTTAACTGTCATCCCACCCTCACTCTGCtcttaccatatatatatatatttttggcctTAAGCCATTTATTCTAGCTCATGTTTAGAGAGTGCTGTGTGCTGGGGATTATGTGGTATCTCAGTTGACTTTTTTAAACAACATTAGTGACAATTGTTATTTTGTCATTGCAATTAAAGAATCAGGACTTTGAAGCTTTAAATGACCTATCCAAGATCACAGTCAGTGAACAGTAGTGCCGGAATTGTAATTTCAAGCCTGAGGTTTCAACCCATACTTACTCTATCTCTAGTGAGGCCAATAGCCTCACCCTACGCTTTTGGGAGATGAACTTGCATGTAGTCAGTTTGGACAGAAGGAGTATCTGAGTTCATTAGTCCTTTCTACTTATGTCAATAAATCTTCATGACATTTCGGGCTGGctgattaaaaaggaaaaaaaaaacaacacctttCAGATGTCGATAACACAAAATAGATCctgatattttcaaattttaaaaatgttatttttttaattaaaaatatttaagaaatatttggaataaaCTCATTGTTATCaccttacattctttttttcttgtatatcacCCTCAAGTGTTTGTCCCCCTGCAAACCCATTTTCTATGCTTGTAGTCATAGTGTATATACCgttttgtcttcttttcctttttttttttggacgaagtctcattgcccaggctggtgtgcagtggcacgatcttggctcactgcaacctccacctcccaggttcaggcaattctcctgcctcagtctcctgagtagctgagattacaggtgtgtgccaccatgcccagctaatttttgtatttttggtagagacgaggtttcaccatgttggtcagcctggtctcgaactgctgacctcgtgatccacccgcctaggccgcccaaagtgctggaattacaggcgtgagccaccacacctggccttcttttccttttttaatgtttgttgtatTTTGCCACGAGACCACATGGTATTCTgaatagtctttcagaaaaatttaTTGTAGTAGTCCATTGAATTTCTCCACTAACATTTAACAAACACTTCTCATTCTCTTCTACTTTAAGCTGTCCTATCTTTTTTTGCTATGGTAGATAATGATGCAagcaatattttgtgtgtgtctcaGTTTGCCTGTTAGCTTTTTACCTTAGGGTAAATTTCTGGGAATAAAATTATTGACTAAGCATGTGGACATTTTTatgggtctcgctatgttgtgtTTTTGGATTCCTCTAGCTGGACACATGAGGGGCAATACCAACCTTCCTTCTCTTGGTGAAACTGgggctctttaaaaaaattcaatagctttgtgggtacaagtggtttttggttacatggatgaattatatagtgATGAAGTCTGgcattttagtgcacctgtcacccaaatagtgtacattgtgccaaaagggttttttttaaaaaatccctcaGCCTTCTGTCACCCTGCTTCCTTCTGGACTCCTTGATCCTGTCTGTCCTCTTCTgggcctctccctccctccatacTTACTGCACCTTTTTCACACTGTGAGCATTTCTTCCCTCTCAGTCATTAGATTTTGCCTCAAGATGTCATTGGTGAGGGTGGAGAGGCAAGTTTCTGCCAGATTGTCTGCTCTTCCTTCCCTGTTTCTACTCTGACTCTGCTaatttccctcttcctcttcctacaCATCCTGACACAGTTGGGACCATCTCCAGAGAGACACCGGCTCTGAAGTGACCACTATACTTTTCAAAGCCTCCCACAGAGGATCCTTGAGAAGACAGTAACTGCCCATGGGGTCACAGAGAGGGGatgaagttctttttaaaaaacactttttaattgtggtgaaaacatataacataacatttactattttaaccatttttagtgTATGTCTCAGTATTGTTAAATATATTCAACAAAGCGCTAGAATGTTTTCATCCTGCAAAATGAAAACTCTATACCTATTAAGCAACTCTCCATTTCTCCTTCCTGtggctctttttaaaaccataaaaccatCCCTATGTCTCCAATAAGCCTTAGAGAGACAGGCAGATGGGCAAATTGATCAGCTAATGGGCacgtaaattaaaaaaaaaataacctgtgGTTAGCCGGCTAGATGGACAGAGGATAACTGGCAGGGTGTGGCCGGCTGGCTCAGGACTGGTCACCCCATGACCCCTGGATGCAAGAGGTAGGGCAGTTAAAGGCTGAGTGGAACAGAAAGCAGATCTTGAGGGGTAGCTTTAACATCTTGGGTCAAGGTAGTTGGGATTCTGGAGCCTAATGGGGGATGTGGGAAATGGGAGAAGGACAGCCTTTATTGGATCAGAGAGGTCTGGAGGAGCACAGCCAGGCAATAAACTGTCTTTtgttctttcagattttttgttttgtttatagtaTTAATGGGAGCtggccatggtgtgtgtgtgtgcgtgtgcgcgcgcgtgtgtgtgtgtgtatgcatgtgcatgtgtgcatgtgtgtgtttgtgtgcgtgtgttggGGAGGATGCAGGCAGCTTTCTGTGGGCTCTGGGATGGGATCCATTAACAGGAGCCTGAGAGATGCTGACCATAGACAGTGTGGAGGCTGTGATGCCCCACTGATTTACACTGCACACAAACCCACAAGCCTGTACACATTATTTACCGCCTCACCCCATCACTTCACCCCACACACCCCATCCTATTAGACATACCACAGACATGCCTATCACATAACCACCACACTTATAACCTGACACATATCCCCCACAGAGTACTTACACCACACATCACAGGTTTGCACAGTCTGTGTATACACACTTTCCTCGTTCTGTTATGTGAAATTTTATCTGACAGAAATTGTCCAAcattctctgtctccttcccagCCCTTCTCCCTGTACAGCCAGCTTAATGACATCTGAATCACAACTCTGCAAATGCAATAGTAGAGAATTGGGAACCCCTCTCCTGGACTCTTTTCTCCCATGCCCATGGACAGGTACTGGCTCCCAGCACAGCAAGAGGTCCTAAGGCCCTGAGTGGGCCCTGATCTGTCCAcggtttttctttccctcttgttTTTGGCAGGGTCTAGATGCATCAGGAAAAGGCCCAAGGCTGCCTGGCACTGCGTGGGGCACTTACCCAGGGAGGTGAAATGATCATCCCACTAGGGAAGGGGCTGTTGGGCACAGGTGAGGATCTGCCGTTACCCTCTTTCCTCCCTGGAAGTCTCAGCTCTGTGGGGCCCATAATCATTCTCCAGCTGGCATTGTGCCTGCACCCTGCTGGGGATTTGGGAATCCCTGACTCTTGGGGTTTCCCTGGGTAACCCTGAGCTGAGGGAGTGTCATGGGCCAGATAATTCTGTCTGGATCCCCAGTGCCTGATgtgtcctctttctctccttaagCTTGTTGCCCTTGGCCAACCTCCTGATACCTTTTCTTCTCTGGGATAACTATTGCCTCCCCATTCGTGAAAGATCTCTTTGGTTACAGATGGCATGAGGGGTTTGAGAGTCTTCGTTTCTCATGTCTAGAGTCTCATCCTGGGAATTAATGCCCGTGCGTGAAATCTCAGTTTCCTGTTAAATGTAGATGCTCCTGGAGAATTCTAGAGGCTATGCCAGTGAAGTCATTGATCTCCATGGttggtttgctttttatttatttatttatttatttgagacagagttttcgctcttgttacccaggctggagtgcaatggtgcgatctcggctcaccgcaacctccacctcctgggttcaggcaattctcctgcctcagcctcctgagtagctgggattacaggcaagtgccaccatgcccagctaattttttgtatttttagtagagacggggtttcaccacgttgaccaggatggtcttgatctcttgacctcgtgatccacccttctcggcctcccaatgtgctgggattacaggcttgagccaccgcacccggcggtTTGCTTTTTTAGAAAGGAAGTGTTCCAGTGAGGACACTGCCTGTCTGCTTATCCAGGGGCTTACAGGAGGGAGAGCTGGATTTCCATCAATCCCTGATCTCCCATGTCACTGCAGTGGGACACTGACAGAGAGAATTCAGTCTTCTGAATATTTTCAGCATAGAAGCGGTGTGGTGGATGATGGGGGTCGTGACATTTGGAGATAGAACAGAGGTGTTACCTGAGATAAACTGGGCCTTGGCCTAAATCCCTGATGTCCTCTAGTTGACACTTGCTGTCTCCACTTTTTGTCTTCCATTTTTTCCAATTGTCCCTACCACTCCAGAATTTTCTCTTATCAAGATCACCAACAGCTTCCATGTTGCCAAATCCAATAGTCAATTTTCAGTCCTTGTCTTAATCTCTTAGCAGTCTTCAACACATTTAGTACCCTCTCCTTCCTGAAACACTTCTTTAACTTCTGCAACTTTCAAACGTATTTCTTTGGCCCTGGCTTTTCCTTATCTACACAACCGAGTATCTCCCCTTAGATGTTTTAGAGTCTCCCCAAGCTTACCATGTCCCAGATAGAGCTCTTGTTCCTCTCTGGAGCTTCCCCAGTGTAGTAAGTGACCTGTTGCCACCCAGTTGCTCAGACCAAAAATCCAGCTGTCCATTttactaatatttcttttttaacatccCACACTACATTTTTCGCAGTCAGTCCTGTCATACTTCTACCTCAAAAATTTAATCCCAAGCAACCCTCTCTTACCATGTTTGCTGCTGAAACCTGGGTGCAGCAAATTGTTTTTCACTGGGCCTTGCCTGCCCTCTACATCTTCTCCACTCAGCTGGTGAGATTTTCTCCAAGTATAAATCAGACAATATCATTcgcttcctttattttttatttatttattttttgattcagagttatctcactctgttgctcaggctggagtgcagttgtacaatcttggctcactgcaacctccgcctcccaggttcaagcgattctcctgcctcagcctaatgagtagctgggatttacaggcatgtgcaaccacaccaggctaatttttgtacttttagtagagatggggtttcaccatgttgtccaggctggtctcaaactcctgacctcaagtgatcttcctgcctcggcctcccaaagtgctgggattataggcatgagccacggtgtctGGCCATTCCCTTCCTTGAGTAGCTGATAGCTTTTCATTATGGGGAGAATAAAATACAATTCCTTTCACTGATTTACAAGACCCTAATGAATTGATCCCTTATCTTAAGCTCTTAAGTctgtccctttcttctttcctccctccctccctccctccctcctctttctctctttccttttctttcttttctttcccttcctcccttccttcctttctttctccttctctcttcccctttcctctctctccctcttccctcattatccttccttcctttcttccttctttcttttgagatagggtctcgctgtgtttcTCAGGCAGGACT
This window contains:
- the OR10P1 gene encoding olfactory receptor 10P1 — protein: MAGVNHTMLPEFLLLGFSDLKALQGPLFWVVLLVYLVTLLSNSLIILLTQVSPALHSPMYFFLRQLSVVELFYTTDIVPRTLANLASPHPQAISFQGCAAQMYIFIVLGISECCLLTAMAYDRYVAICQPLHYSTLLSPQVCMAMVGTSWLTGIITATTHASLIFSLPFPSHPIIPHFLCDILPVLRLASAGKHRSEISVMTATVVFIMVPFSLIVTSYIRILGAILAMASTQSRCKVFSTCSSHLLVVCLFFGTASITYIRPQAGSSVTTDRILSLFYTVITPMLNPIIYTLRNKDVMRALRHLVKRQSPSP